In Reichenbachiella agarivorans, one genomic interval encodes:
- a CDS encoding Crp/Fnr family transcriptional regulator — MTESHFLTHVFQTKDFSSEELATIIPQFKRTTFSKNDYLLKGGQIENYYWFIENGFVRSYVVDTEGNDITTNLCASGDIVIDWTSFFLRSPTREHIQALTDCVCWQLDFDTFQQLFHSIQSFREQGRTTLVNSYFSLKKQSVSMIADQAKERYAKLIKEKPHIIQNISLKHIATYLGITDTSLSRIRKEISDE, encoded by the coding sequence ATGACAGAATCCCATTTTTTAACGCATGTTTTTCAGACCAAGGACTTTTCCAGCGAAGAGTTGGCAACCATCATTCCTCAGTTCAAACGAACTACATTTTCCAAAAACGACTACTTGCTAAAAGGAGGTCAAATAGAGAATTACTATTGGTTTATCGAGAATGGTTTTGTGCGGTCATATGTCGTAGATACAGAAGGCAATGATATTACAACCAACCTCTGTGCTTCTGGAGACATCGTGATCGACTGGACTTCTTTTTTCCTCAGGAGCCCAACTAGAGAACACATTCAAGCTCTGACTGATTGTGTCTGCTGGCAGTTGGACTTTGATACTTTTCAGCAACTGTTTCATAGTATACAGAGTTTTAGAGAGCAAGGTCGAACGACATTGGTCAACAGCTATTTCTCATTAAAAAAACAAAGCGTATCGATGATTGCTGATCAAGCCAAAGAACGATATGCTAAACTGATCAAAGAAAAACCTCATATTATTCAAAACATTTCACTCAAACACATCGCTACCTATTTAGGGATTACTGATACTTCTCTGAGCCGAATTCGAAAAGAAATTTCAGACGAATAG
- a CDS encoding DUF1569 domain-containing protein: MKTIIDTNTITELISRINLLQTNSSAQWGKMDAYQMLKHCTLSEEMFHGKNSYKRLFIGMLFGSMALKGILKNDDPIKKNQPTHPAMKISGTGDFEKEKAKWIKLIQGYESYSSDNFIHPFFGKMTTKQIGHYVYKHTDHHLRQFGH; the protein is encoded by the coding sequence ATGAAAACAATCATTGACACCAACACAATAACAGAACTAATCAGTAGAATAAATTTGCTGCAAACCAACAGCTCAGCCCAATGGGGAAAAATGGATGCCTACCAAATGCTGAAACATTGTACGCTAAGCGAAGAGATGTTTCATGGAAAGAATAGCTACAAACGCTTATTTATTGGCATGTTGTTTGGCTCTATGGCTCTAAAAGGGATATTAAAGAATGACGATCCAATAAAGAAAAACCAGCCCACACATCCTGCAATGAAAATATCTGGGACAGGTGATTTTGAAAAAGAAAAAGCAAAATGGATCAAGCTAATACAAGGATATGAGTCCTACTCTAGCGACAATTTCATTCATCCTTTTTTCGGTAAAATGACCACTAAACAAATTGGACACTATGTGTATAAACATACTGACCATCATCTAAGACAGTTTGGTCATTAG
- a CDS encoding ATP-binding cassette domain-containing protein, which yields MTNTQHWNIYVPNGAGKQRLIDQLLSQREILPAIIGKRILLYSAVVLAKYIREEDIHDKYEVTNQRGQTLKSMSSGERKKALLQHILSQQPEVIILDNPSDSLDVKGREDLVAALEAIAGKVSTVNIVSRTRDFLAIGTTQLQYAGKELVVLQKEIEEEIVLKGKIPEPIQPILYEDEYLIRMKNVSVSYLDRCILKAINWEIKPGEFWQLKGPNGAGKTTLLTMITGDNHKAYGQDITLFGFKKGSGESVWDIKKNIGYYTSTMTYDFWRNQSIEHMIISGYYDSIGLYNRPTELQLKRTEAWLDLIGLKEQRDKPFIDLPIGYRRLVLIVRAMVKHPPLLILDEPASDLDDHNTKLMAALVNKIAQESKTAILYVSHQDEKGLHPDRVFELIASEEGSVGIVLGV from the coding sequence ATGACGAATACACAGCATTGGAATATTTATGTCCCCAATGGGGCAGGAAAGCAAAGGTTAATCGATCAATTACTCTCTCAGCGTGAGATTCTTCCAGCAATTATTGGAAAACGAATTTTGCTCTATTCTGCGGTGGTATTGGCAAAATACATCCGTGAAGAGGACATACATGACAAATATGAGGTCACCAATCAAAGAGGACAGACACTCAAATCTATGTCTAGTGGGGAGCGAAAGAAAGCACTGTTGCAGCATATATTGAGTCAGCAGCCAGAAGTGATCATCCTCGACAACCCCTCGGATAGTCTGGATGTGAAAGGAAGGGAAGATTTGGTAGCGGCACTAGAAGCTATCGCTGGCAAAGTGTCTACTGTCAATATTGTCAGCAGAACCAGAGACTTCTTGGCCATAGGAACCACGCAACTGCAGTACGCTGGCAAGGAACTGGTTGTGCTGCAGAAAGAAATAGAAGAGGAGATTGTCCTGAAGGGGAAAATTCCTGAGCCTATTCAACCGATTTTATATGAGGACGAATATTTGATTCGGATGAAAAATGTATCCGTATCCTATCTGGATCGGTGCATCTTGAAAGCCATCAATTGGGAGATCAAACCTGGGGAGTTTTGGCAGCTCAAAGGGCCTAATGGTGCAGGAAAAACCACCTTGCTGACTATGATTACAGGTGATAATCACAAAGCTTATGGTCAAGATATCACCTTGTTTGGATTCAAAAAAGGAAGTGGTGAATCGGTCTGGGATATCAAAAAAAACATAGGGTACTATACTTCCACGATGACTTATGACTTTTGGCGAAATCAGAGCATCGAGCACATGATTATATCGGGTTATTATGACTCTATAGGACTCTACAATAGACCTACCGAGCTGCAACTCAAACGAACCGAAGCATGGTTGGACTTGATAGGTTTGAAGGAGCAACGAGACAAGCCTTTTATAGATTTGCCGATTGGTTATAGACGATTGGTACTGATTGTTCGAGCCATGGTCAAGCATCCGCCCTTGTTGATATTGGACGAACCTGCCTCGGATCTAGATGATCACAATACCAAACTGATGGCTGCACTGGTCAACAAGATCGCTCAGGAGAGCAAAACAGCCATTCTATATGTGTCTCATCAGGATGAAAAGGGACTGCATCCTGATCGTGTCTTTGAACTCATTGCTAGTGAGGAGGGATCGGTCGGCATAGTACTTGGTGTTTAG
- a CDS encoding ABC transporter permease, with the protein MLKNYYITAIRNLMKHKSYFLLNMSGLAIGIASFVFIALFIFNELSYDKFHSDYKNIYRIQVKGQMMDQSMDMAVSASPMAKALINDYPDVAQVTRIKESGAWFIGYGDKKFNEDGVLFADSSFFDVFSFELLAGDPKTALINPRSMILTQSYAQKYFGDENPMGKKITVEQDSIFYTITGVLADIPDNSHIQFDMLGSISTYKYWNNNQWVSHNFHTYMKIKENSDPEALEVKMQDMVRKYVGPQIEKFLGTTMDDFEQAGNSFSYYLMPIEDIHLYSEAEGELGNNSNISYIYIYSLIAFVLLFIAIINFVNLATAQSSSRAKEVGIRKVSGSTREGLIYQFIFESVFISIVATGLAYILVVFLTPAFTELIGKTLSIDMSSNYIAWLGMFILAILIGILAGFYPAFVLASFKPAQVLGGTFKKGAKSGWLRNLLVMVQFTASIVIIIGTFVVYQQTDYMMSKNLGFDKEQILVLRRPDVLRDNLETFKTQLLQNPNIKAVANSVSIPGKTRYSNNAFMTEENPTMPNVLYQNFVSFGYEELMEFELVQGRFHARQYPSDSNAVIINEAAVKMLGYDEPIGKRFVRPSSKGETHYLTVIGVIKDYHFETLHKQIQPTILTLMEGNAEGYATIRLSNTQNIKETLAFIESTWYDYSYNKPFQYFFFNEDYQNLYKSESTTGKVFLVFAFLSIFIACLGLIGLITYTLMIRNKEIGIRKVLGASNRSLVTLLSHEIVKLIAIATLIAWPLAYFATDYWLQNFASRLSVSPWIYLVATLMVFLIGILAISFQTLRASTKNPVDSLRQE; encoded by the coding sequence ATGCTCAAGAACTACTACATCACAGCCATCCGAAACCTCATGAAGCACAAAAGCTACTTTTTGCTCAACATGAGTGGACTCGCAATAGGCATTGCAAGTTTCGTATTCATTGCACTCTTCATCTTCAATGAATTGAGCTATGACAAATTCCACAGTGACTATAAAAACATCTACCGCATACAGGTCAAAGGTCAGATGATGGATCAATCCATGGACATGGCTGTTTCTGCCTCCCCAATGGCAAAAGCATTGATCAACGACTACCCAGACGTAGCCCAAGTCACCAGAATCAAAGAAAGTGGTGCTTGGTTTATTGGCTATGGAGACAAAAAATTCAATGAGGATGGGGTTCTCTTTGCTGACTCTTCATTTTTCGATGTATTCAGTTTCGAACTTTTGGCAGGAGACCCTAAAACAGCACTGATCAATCCCAGGTCAATGATTCTTACGCAGTCTTACGCCCAAAAATATTTTGGTGATGAGAACCCAATGGGAAAGAAAATCACCGTAGAGCAAGACAGCATATTCTACACCATCACAGGAGTATTGGCAGATATACCAGACAACTCCCACATACAATTTGACATGCTGGGATCAATCAGTACCTATAAGTATTGGAACAACAACCAATGGGTCAGTCACAACTTTCATACCTACATGAAAATCAAAGAAAACAGTGACCCAGAAGCATTGGAAGTCAAAATGCAAGACATGGTACGTAAGTATGTTGGCCCTCAGATTGAGAAATTCCTAGGCACGACCATGGACGATTTTGAGCAAGCTGGCAATTCTTTCTCCTACTACCTCATGCCCATCGAGGACATACACCTGTACTCAGAAGCCGAAGGAGAGCTCGGCAACAACAGCAACATCTCTTATATTTACATTTACAGTTTGATTGCCTTCGTTTTGTTGTTTATCGCCATCATCAACTTTGTCAATCTAGCGACAGCACAGTCCTCATCCAGAGCCAAAGAAGTAGGCATCCGAAAAGTATCTGGCTCGACCCGAGAAGGTTTGATTTACCAATTCATCTTCGAGTCGGTTTTCATCTCCATCGTGGCGACTGGCCTAGCCTATATACTCGTTGTCTTTTTGACTCCTGCATTTACCGAGTTGATCGGTAAGACTCTCTCCATCGATATGTCATCCAATTACATAGCATGGTTGGGGATGTTTATTTTGGCTATTCTGATTGGCATATTGGCAGGATTCTATCCAGCCTTTGTTTTGGCAAGTTTCAAACCTGCCCAAGTGCTGGGTGGTACTTTCAAAAAGGGTGCTAAATCTGGCTGGCTTAGAAACCTACTGGTCATGGTACAATTTACTGCTTCTATTGTGATCATCATTGGGACTTTCGTCGTGTATCAACAAACCGACTACATGATGAGCAAGAATTTAGGCTTTGACAAGGAGCAGATACTGGTCTTGAGACGTCCAGATGTCTTGCGTGACAACCTGGAGACATTCAAGACCCAATTGCTCCAAAACCCGAATATAAAAGCTGTGGCCAATTCTGTCTCTATCCCTGGCAAAACCAGGTACAGCAATAATGCTTTCATGACAGAGGAAAATCCAACCATGCCCAATGTACTCTATCAGAATTTTGTAAGTTTCGGATACGAAGAGTTGATGGAATTTGAACTCGTACAAGGTAGGTTTCACGCTAGGCAGTACCCCTCAGACTCCAATGCAGTAATCATCAATGAAGCTGCAGTAAAAATGCTTGGATATGACGAGCCTATCGGCAAAAGGTTTGTGAGGCCAAGTAGCAAGGGTGAGACTCATTATTTAACAGTGATTGGTGTGATCAAGGACTATCACTTCGAAACCTTGCACAAACAAATTCAACCCACCATTTTGACATTGATGGAGGGCAATGCAGAAGGATACGCCACGATACGCCTCAGCAACACACAAAACATCAAAGAGACACTGGCCTTCATCGAGTCGACTTGGTACGACTACAGTTACAACAAGCCTTTTCAGTATTTCTTTTTCAACGAAGACTATCAAAACCTGTATAAATCAGAATCAACCACAGGAAAGGTGTTTTTGGTATTTGCATTTTTATCGATCTTCATTGCTTGTTTAGGCCTTATTGGCTTGATCACTTATACCCTGATGATCCGCAACAAAGAAATTGGTATCAGGAAAGTATTGGGGGCTAGTAACCGATCTTTGGTCACCTTGCTTTCGCACGAAATCGTCAAACTCATTGCGATAGCAACCTTAATCGCCTGGCCACTTGCCTATTTTGCTACTGACTATTGGTTGCAAAACTTTGCTAGCAGACTATCTGTAAGCCCATGGATTTACCTCGTTGCAACACTAATGGTTTTTCTGATTGGTATTTTAGCGATCAGCTTTCAAACCCTACGTGCCTCTACGAAAAACCCAGTTGATTCTTTGAGACAGGAATAG
- a CDS encoding carbonic anhydrase, with protein MNSQEALTRLKEGNKRFVSGTPNISLQNQEAREPLTKGQSPYAIILSCADSRVAPELAFDAGLGELFVLRVAGNVANTSTIASIEYAVANLGTKLIISMGHESCGAVGAAVAGGDNGPNLNKLVSYIQPSVDKLGKDAPLADIIKENANHSITTLMNQSEIIKNAVKNEGLELVSGYYSLATGEVEFGF; from the coding sequence ATGAATTCACAGGAAGCATTAACAAGACTAAAAGAAGGAAACAAACGATTTGTTTCAGGAACGCCAAATATCTCTCTTCAAAACCAAGAAGCAAGAGAACCTTTGACCAAAGGACAAAGTCCTTATGCAATCATACTCTCATGTGCAGACAGTAGAGTGGCTCCAGAGTTGGCATTTGACGCAGGACTGGGTGAATTGTTCGTTCTTAGGGTAGCAGGCAATGTAGCCAACACATCTACTATTGCCAGTATCGAATATGCGGTAGCCAATTTGGGGACTAAATTAATTATCTCTATGGGTCATGAAAGTTGCGGAGCAGTAGGTGCTGCAGTAGCTGGTGGTGACAATGGTCCCAACCTTAACAAACTCGTGAGTTACATCCAGCCATCAGTCGACAAACTTGGCAAGGACGCTCCTTTGGCGGACATCATTAAAGAAAACGCTAATCATTCGATCACTACGCTTATGAATCAATCTGAAATCATCAAAAATGCAGTAAAGAATGAAGGTTTGGAATTGGTATCAGGATACTACAGTCTAGCTACTGGTGAGGTGGAATTTGGTTTCTAA
- a CDS encoding outer membrane insertion C- signal, whose product MKKSIVAIAFIIATAIGAQAQEIGGRVGDLGGNNVAFDAVFSMGELSRIHADVSFGVDRYNGYDNNFGVGVDVLWDFFYKPFSIGGEDGFHWYAGVGPSLFAGGRGGFHHYNRNDYYNNNNYNDYYDNIFLFGVSGEFGMEYHFDFPLAVGVDVRPTLWIVEDTFLDPFSAGVMARYVFGR is encoded by the coding sequence ATGAAGAAATCAATAGTAGCAATAGCTTTTATAATTGCAACGGCTATAGGTGCGCAAGCTCAAGAAATAGGCGGTAGAGTAGGAGATCTTGGGGGAAATAATGTGGCATTTGATGCCGTGTTTTCCATGGGAGAACTGAGTAGAATTCATGCCGATGTATCCTTTGGAGTAGATAGATACAATGGGTATGATAATAATTTTGGTGTAGGAGTAGACGTATTGTGGGACTTTTTTTACAAGCCGTTTAGCATAGGTGGAGAAGATGGGTTTCATTGGTATGCAGGTGTAGGACCATCTTTGTTTGCAGGTGGAAGAGGTGGTTTTCACCACTACAACAGAAATGATTATTATAATAACAACAACTACAATGACTATTATGATAACATATTCTTGTTTGGTGTGAGTGGTGAGTTCGGGATGGAATATCATTTTGATTTCCCATTGGCAGTAGGGGTTGATGTAAGACCTACCTTGTGGATCGTAGAAGATACTTTTTTGGATCCATTCAGCGCAGGTGTGATGGCTAGATATGTATTTGGTAGATAG
- a CDS encoding peptide MFS transporter — MSEKGMKGKEIFGHPRGLAVLFFTEMWERFSYYGMRGLLVLYLVDDIATGGFGWSQVEALSLYGTYTMMVYLMGIPGGILADKYIGQKKAVMVGGALLVLGHGVMALPGENIFYLALTLIVLGVGALKANISTMVGQLYRHGDPRRDKGFTIFYMGINVGSALSSLLVGYIGQVYGWHWGFGLAGLGMLIGQLQFMLGGKYLQGIGEFVKEDISTIPSGSVHFERLKKNPVSLVITILMFLVGAYVMIDTNILFGVLIMIASIFIGFGINIYKYELDDKEKDRIAVLLISFLLVIAFFGAFEQAGGLMNLYTEQKTDKSVFGLFEMTAAQFQFFNPIFIILFGLPVAYFWGVRRAKGKEESAVFKMAIGNIIMGLGFVMMVGATQQVANGSLASMWWIVGAYLLHTIGELSSSPVSLSFVTKLAPAKYGSIMMGLYFAIVGLGNKVAGLLGQSASQLGEMEVFAGIGFFSVLIGVLVILFLKKLKKLTHGAEETNLDT; from the coding sequence ATGAGTGAGAAAGGTATGAAAGGCAAAGAAATCTTTGGTCATCCCCGAGGATTGGCAGTGTTATTTTTTACAGAGATGTGGGAGCGATTCAGCTACTATGGAATGCGCGGGCTACTGGTGCTGTATTTGGTAGATGACATAGCGACTGGAGGTTTTGGATGGAGTCAGGTGGAGGCCTTGTCTCTCTATGGAACCTATACAATGATGGTCTATTTGATGGGTATTCCTGGCGGTATTTTGGCTGACAAATACATAGGGCAGAAAAAGGCTGTGATGGTAGGTGGAGCACTGCTCGTATTAGGCCATGGAGTGATGGCTTTGCCAGGAGAAAATATATTTTATCTCGCGCTGACACTGATTGTGTTGGGCGTTGGGGCGTTGAAAGCAAACATCTCTACTATGGTAGGTCAATTGTATCGCCACGGTGATCCTAGGAGAGACAAGGGTTTTACGATTTTCTACATGGGGATCAATGTAGGTTCTGCTTTGTCTTCTCTTTTGGTGGGGTACATTGGTCAGGTGTATGGCTGGCACTGGGGCTTTGGTCTCGCAGGTTTAGGTATGCTCATAGGTCAACTTCAGTTCATGTTGGGAGGGAAATACCTACAAGGAATTGGAGAATTTGTGAAAGAGGATATATCTACAATCCCAAGTGGATCTGTGCATTTTGAAAGACTCAAGAAGAATCCAGTTTCATTGGTAATCACTATACTGATGTTTTTGGTAGGAGCTTACGTTATGATCGATACCAATATACTTTTTGGCGTACTCATTATGATTGCTTCGATTTTCATTGGTTTCGGAATCAATATTTACAAATATGAATTGGATGACAAAGAAAAAGATAGGATTGCTGTGTTGTTGATTTCCTTTCTTTTGGTCATTGCATTTTTTGGCGCGTTTGAACAAGCGGGAGGTTTGATGAATTTGTACACAGAGCAAAAGACAGACAAGAGTGTCTTTGGTTTGTTTGAAATGACCGCTGCACAGTTTCAGTTTTTCAATCCTATATTCATCATCCTGTTTGGGTTGCCAGTAGCGTACTTCTGGGGAGTCCGCCGTGCTAAAGGCAAAGAAGAGTCTGCTGTATTTAAGATGGCTATTGGCAATATCATCATGGGGCTTGGCTTTGTGATGATGGTAGGAGCTACACAGCAGGTGGCAAATGGTAGCTTGGCTAGTATGTGGTGGATCGTAGGAGCTTATCTGCTTCATACCATAGGTGAATTGAGTTCTTCACCTGTTTCTTTGTCGTTTGTGACGAAACTAGCCCCAGCAAAGTACGGATCGATTATGATGGGATTGTATTTTGCGATTGTTGGGTTGGGCAACAAGGTCGCAGGGTTGCTTGGGCAGTCGGCTTCTCAATTGGGTGAAATGGAAGTTTTTGCAGGAATAGGCTTCTTTTCTGTGTTGATTGGCGTACTTGTGATTTTGTTTTTGAAAAAGCTCAAAAAGTTGACTCATGGTGCAGAGGAGACAAATTTGGATACTTAA
- a CDS encoding HTTM domain-containing protein codes for MRLTQLVRTALLDICTLDLRSLSLFRIFLGIFLCVDLGIRFSDVEMFYSDLGVLSSSYISRINWSIHAWYGSVEWQYFLFGLSAVSALLLLLGFYTRVATVVAYVLTASVQLRNPAVNNAGDLLLACVLFISIFLPLSSYFSLDSRKVQSEGQKFSSYSSPWVAVYLLQLILLYSISGFSKNNGTWNFDGLGIYYALNLHTYAKSSAIYLLYYPWILWLLNYLTLFLERVLWLGLLIPRKNGWIRSVLVLSFMSFHLGLFCFMELGTFPFLGMIIWIPLIPAIFWRWISYVVSKSIVLDKYKNEIYNQWNNRGLWLSAFLFVFLMIYSATGFKPWFGHPRYLDSVIKNSRLKQEWSLFSGPKKYDGWLVVEGKLQDGQVVDLLRNGAEINWEKPALFSAQFPNHRQRKYFKSLRTGFISYRSKYLDWVMSKWNQEHPENQVESATFYFLEEAILPNGQFGSVKKKSLSTRTVQRDI; via the coding sequence ATGCGTTTGACTCAGTTAGTTAGAACTGCTTTGTTGGATATTTGTACCTTGGATTTGCGATCACTCTCGCTGTTCAGGATTTTCTTAGGGATATTTCTATGTGTTGATTTGGGGATTCGGTTTTCGGATGTGGAGATGTTTTACTCCGATCTAGGCGTGTTGTCATCAAGCTATATTTCTCGGATCAATTGGTCTATCCATGCATGGTATGGATCTGTCGAGTGGCAGTACTTTTTGTTTGGTCTATCTGCCGTCTCCGCACTGTTGCTGTTGCTGGGTTTTTATACCAGAGTAGCGACGGTGGTAGCTTATGTATTGACAGCATCAGTGCAACTCCGCAACCCAGCTGTTAACAATGCTGGTGATCTCTTGTTGGCCTGTGTATTGTTCATCTCGATATTCCTGCCTTTGTCTTCTTACTTTTCTTTAGACAGCAGAAAGGTACAGTCAGAAGGTCAGAAGTTTTCGTCCTATAGTTCGCCATGGGTGGCGGTGTACTTGTTGCAATTGATTTTGCTCTATTCAATTTCTGGATTTTCTAAAAACAATGGTACCTGGAACTTTGATGGTTTGGGGATTTATTATGCATTGAATTTGCACACTTATGCCAAGTCCAGTGCAATCTATTTATTGTACTATCCTTGGATTTTGTGGTTGCTCAATTATCTCACTTTGTTTCTGGAGCGTGTCCTTTGGCTAGGCTTGTTGATTCCAAGAAAGAACGGATGGATTCGTTCGGTTTTGGTTTTGTCTTTCATGAGTTTTCATTTGGGGCTTTTCTGTTTTATGGAGTTAGGAACCTTTCCGTTCTTGGGGATGATCATCTGGATTCCTTTGATTCCTGCTATATTTTGGAGATGGATTTCTTATGTGGTTTCTAAGAGTATTGTATTAGATAAGTACAAAAATGAAATTTATAATCAATGGAATAATAGGGGGCTATGGCTTTCTGCTTTCTTATTTGTTTTTCTGATGATATATAGCGCCACAGGTTTCAAGCCATGGTTTGGACATCCTAGATATTTGGACTCGGTAATAAAAAATTCAAGATTGAAACAAGAGTGGAGTTTGTTCTCTGGACCTAAAAAATATGATGGCTGGTTGGTGGTCGAAGGTAAATTACAAGATGGTCAAGTAGTAGATTTATTGCGCAACGGAGCAGAGATAAATTGGGAGAAACCTGCATTGTTTTCCGCCCAATTTCCCAATCATAGGCAGCGCAAATATTTCAAAAGTTTACGCACTGGATTTATAAGCTATCGCAGCAAATATTTGGATTGGGTGATGTCCAAATGGAACCAAGAGCATCCAGAAAACCAAGTTGAATCCGCTACATTTTATTTCTTAGAAGAGGCTATTTTACCCAATGGTCAATTTGGGTCTGTCAAGAAAAAGTCTTTGTCTACGCGTACCGTTCAAAGAGATATCTAA
- the trpA gene encoding tryptophan synthase subunit alpha, protein MKNRINTTLDSKDNILSIYFTAGYPKLDDTMKVLKQLEQSGADMIEIGVPFSDPIADGPTIQYSNTVALENGMSVQLLFDQLKDVRKTVSIPLIMMSSLNPIIQYGFERFCQKCKGIDVDGLIIPDLPVEEYIREYKGVVESYGLRNIILITPSSTDARIRLIDEHTDSFIYMVSSAATTGVNQNFSQDFEAFASRLKAMDLKNPLITGFGIKDKESFDQVTQFSKGGIIGSAFVKAVVEQEDAVQATADFMLQFQK, encoded by the coding sequence ATGAAGAATAGAATTAACACGACTTTAGATTCTAAAGATAATATACTCTCAATCTACTTTACTGCAGGTTATCCAAAATTGGATGATACCATGAAAGTACTGAAACAGCTAGAGCAATCGGGAGCGGATATGATAGAGATAGGGGTGCCCTTTTCTGACCCAATCGCTGACGGTCCTACGATCCAATATAGCAACACGGTGGCATTAGAAAATGGCATGTCCGTTCAGTTGCTTTTTGATCAGTTGAAGGATGTTCGCAAGACGGTGTCAATCCCACTGATTATGATGAGTTCACTGAACCCTATTATCCAATATGGTTTTGAGCGGTTCTGTCAAAAATGCAAAGGGATTGATGTGGATGGATTGATCATACCTGATCTCCCTGTGGAGGAGTATATCCGTGAATACAAAGGTGTCGTGGAGAGCTATGGTTTGAGGAATATTATCTTGATTACACCATCCTCTACGGACGCTAGAATTCGCTTAATTGACGAACATACCGATAGCTTTATTTACATGGTTTCGTCTGCCGCCACAACAGGAGTGAACCAAAATTTTAGTCAGGATTTTGAGGCATTTGCCAGTCGCCTGAAGGCAATGGATTTGAAAAACCCTTTGATTACGGGTTTTGGTATTAAGGATAAGGAATCCTTTGATCAGGTGACTCAATTCTCAAAAGGAGGTATCATAGGGAGTGCATTTGTTAAGGCCGTTGTGGAGCAAGAAGACGCAGTACAAGCTACAGCGGATTTCATGCTTCAATTCCAAAAATAG
- the trpB gene encoding tryptophan synthase subunit beta — MKTSLRPDERGYFGSFGGAFIPEMMQANVAELQERYEEIVGTEEFKNEFDKLLKDYVGRPSPLYLATRLSEKYDTNVYLKREDLNHTGAHKINNSLGQIILAKKLGKHRIIAETGAGQHGVATATACALMGLECVVFMGELDVKRQAPNVGRMKMLGAQVVPVSSGSKTLKDATNEAMRYWIANPFDTHYIIGSVVGPHPYPDMVARFQSVISEEVRKQLKEKTGSELPDTVIACVGGGSNAAGAFYHFLEEDSVQLIAAEAAGKGLESGYTAAATFKGVSGILHGSKTLFMQTADGQVVEPHSISAGLDYPGIGPALAHWFETGRVEYQAITDEDAMKAGLELCKLEGIIPAVESAHALAVLDKVKFGKDKHVVVNLSGRGDKDLETYLTYL, encoded by the coding sequence ATGAAAACGAGTCTAAGGCCAGATGAAAGAGGCTACTTTGGGAGTTTCGGAGGTGCGTTTATCCCTGAAATGATGCAGGCCAACGTGGCAGAACTACAGGAGAGGTATGAAGAAATCGTAGGAACGGAAGAGTTCAAAAATGAATTTGATAAGCTGCTCAAAGACTATGTCGGACGACCAAGTCCCTTGTATTTGGCGACTCGTTTGTCTGAGAAATACGACACGAATGTGTACCTCAAGAGAGAAGATCTCAACCATACAGGAGCACACAAAATCAACAATTCTTTGGGGCAAATTATTCTGGCTAAGAAGCTAGGCAAACATAGGATTATCGCTGAGACAGGAGCGGGTCAACACGGCGTGGCGACAGCCACTGCTTGTGCCTTGATGGGCTTGGAGTGTGTCGTCTTTATGGGGGAGCTGGATGTCAAGAGACAGGCGCCAAATGTGGGTCGTATGAAGATGCTTGGGGCGCAGGTTGTACCCGTATCATCTGGGTCTAAAACGCTCAAAGATGCGACCAACGAAGCGATGCGGTATTGGATCGCCAACCCCTTTGATACGCACTACATTATTGGGTCTGTGGTGGGCCCACATCCTTATCCAGACATGGTAGCGAGATTCCAATCTGTGATCAGTGAAGAGGTGCGCAAACAGCTCAAAGAAAAGACTGGTTCAGAGTTGCCAGATACGGTCATCGCTTGTGTCGGTGGGGGGAGCAATGCAGCGGGTGCTTTCTATCATTTCTTGGAGGAAGACAGTGTGCAATTGATCGCAGCTGAGGCGGCAGGAAAGGGTTTGGAATCTGGCTACACGGCAGCTGCTACTTTCAAAGGTGTGAGCGGGATTTTGCATGGCAGCAAGACGCTGTTTATGCAGACGGCTGACGGACAGGTAGTGGAGCCACATTCGATTTCTGCAGGTCTAGATTACCCTGGGATTGGACCAGCTTTGGCGCATTGGTTCGAGACGGGTAGGGTAGAGTACCAAGCCATTACGGATGAAGATGCGATGAAAGCTGGCTTAGAATTGTGCAAATTGGAAGGTATCATTCCAGCAGTGGAATCAGCACATGCCTTGGCTGTATTAGATAAGGTGAAGTTTGGCAAGGATAAACATGTGGTAGTCAATCTCTCTGGTAGAGGAGATAAGGACTTGGAGACTTACCTGACCTATTTGTAA